A portion of the Deltaproteobacteria bacterium genome contains these proteins:
- a CDS encoding error-prone DNA polymerase: MPHPSDYVELRCASAFSFLAGASNPEDLVDRAAGTGHHALALADRDGLYGIPRFHQAAQAAGLAAIVGARVRVLGGPELLLLVETARGHRHLARLLTAAHAKGGKHAPRFVTWDELEAHAGELVALVRGDAALSAAALDRVRATAGAGRTWVDVSRHLDRRLEAAARRAAALAEACGVPVVASNDVRHARAADRVVLDVLTCLREKTSLDGAGRRLAPNAERHLKPPAEMARLFADRPDWLRATRAVAERCAFRLDALGYHFPAFPTPDGVSQQEWLRRLTFAGARRRYGSPLPDRARRQLEHELAVIAKLDLAGYFLIVEDLARFARERGMLAQGRGSAANSAVCYALGITAVDPVGMELLFERFLSEERGEWPDIDIDLPSGEPREAVIQYVFARYGAREPAGTTGTGAAMTANVITWRTRLAVREVGKVLGLDPGAIDRLAKLLSTLALREDLDETRALLRQGGVDPGAPQVRALLGLVGRMTGLPRHLGQHPGGIVIAAGRLDEVVPIEPAAMPGRRVIQWDKDDCADLGIIKIDLLGLGMLNALERTITLVREHEGVAIDLARLPADDAATWAMIQRADTMGTFQIESRAQMATLPRMKPASFYDLVVEVAIIRPGPIVGRLVHPYLNRRAGREPVTYPHPSLEPILRRTLGVPLFQEQLLRIAMTAAGFGGGEAEELRRAMGFKRSRERMERLEARLRAGMTARGITGPAQDDVVRGITSFALYGFPESHAASFALIAWASAWLKQHHPAAFLAGLLDAWPMGFYSPATLVQDARRHGVAVLPIDVAHSSWQCTLEATTRAPANPEPPAVRLPFRFVRGLRERSARRIEAARAERPFSHAADLARRAALAREELLALAELGALASIDPAARTRRAALWQVAGLERDPRSLFAGAAPASTDSPLPEMSPLEATLADYRTSGLSTGPHVMAHLREALQARGVLPAAALRAVPDGRRVRTAGHVVVRQRPGSAQGMCFLTLEDETGTSNAVLTPPRYRRFRAPLHTAPLVEIEGPVQNVDGVVHVRVERLAPLALPADLDALPASHDYR; encoded by the coding sequence GTGCCCCACCCCTCGGACTACGTCGAGCTGCGCTGCGCCAGCGCCTTCTCGTTCCTGGCCGGCGCCTCGAACCCCGAGGATCTGGTCGACCGCGCCGCCGGGACGGGGCATCACGCGCTCGCGCTCGCCGACCGCGACGGGCTCTACGGGATCCCGCGCTTCCACCAGGCCGCGCAGGCCGCCGGCCTCGCGGCGATCGTCGGCGCGCGCGTGCGGGTTCTCGGCGGTCCCGAGCTGCTCCTGCTGGTCGAGACGGCGCGCGGCCATCGCCACCTCGCGCGGCTGCTCACCGCCGCGCACGCGAAGGGCGGCAAGCACGCGCCCCGCTTCGTGACCTGGGACGAGCTCGAGGCGCACGCGGGCGAGCTCGTCGCGCTCGTGCGCGGCGACGCCGCGCTCTCGGCGGCGGCGCTCGACCGCGTGCGCGCGACGGCCGGCGCCGGGCGCACCTGGGTCGACGTCTCGCGCCACCTCGACCGCCGGCTCGAGGCGGCGGCACGCCGGGCAGCGGCGCTCGCCGAGGCCTGCGGCGTGCCGGTGGTGGCCAGCAACGACGTCCGCCACGCACGCGCGGCCGACCGCGTGGTGCTCGACGTGCTCACCTGCCTGCGCGAGAAGACCTCCCTCGACGGCGCCGGGCGGCGGCTCGCGCCGAACGCCGAGCGGCACCTGAAGCCGCCCGCCGAGATGGCGCGCCTGTTCGCCGACCGCCCCGACTGGCTGCGCGCGACGCGCGCCGTGGCCGAGCGCTGCGCCTTCCGGCTCGACGCGCTCGGCTACCACTTCCCCGCCTTTCCGACACCGGACGGCGTCTCGCAGCAGGAGTGGCTGCGCCGGCTCACCTTCGCAGGCGCCCGGCGTCGCTACGGGAGCCCCCTCCCCGATCGCGCACGCCGCCAGCTCGAGCACGAGCTCGCGGTGATCGCCAAGCTCGATCTCGCCGGCTACTTCCTGATCGTCGAGGACCTGGCGCGCTTCGCGCGGGAGCGCGGGATGCTGGCCCAGGGCCGGGGCTCCGCCGCCAACAGCGCGGTCTGCTACGCGCTCGGCATCACCGCGGTCGACCCGGTCGGGATGGAGCTGCTCTTCGAGCGCTTCCTGTCCGAGGAGCGCGGCGAGTGGCCCGACATCGACATCGACCTGCCCTCGGGCGAGCCGCGCGAGGCGGTGATCCAGTACGTCTTCGCGCGCTACGGAGCGCGCGAGCCCGCGGGAACCACCGGGACGGGCGCGGCGATGACCGCCAACGTGATCACCTGGCGCACGCGGCTCGCGGTGCGCGAGGTCGGCAAGGTGCTGGGGCTCGACCCGGGCGCGATCGACCGGCTCGCGAAGCTGCTCTCGACGCTCGCGCTGCGCGAGGACCTCGACGAGACGCGCGCGCTGCTGCGCCAGGGCGGCGTGGACCCGGGCGCGCCCCAGGTGCGCGCGCTGCTCGGGCTGGTCGGGCGGATGACCGGGCTCCCGCGCCACCTCGGCCAGCACCCGGGCGGGATCGTGATCGCCGCCGGGCGCCTCGACGAGGTGGTGCCGATCGAGCCCGCCGCGATGCCCGGCCGCCGCGTGATCCAGTGGGACAAGGACGACTGCGCCGATCTCGGCATCATCAAGATCGACCTGCTCGGGCTCGGCATGCTGAACGCGCTCGAGCGCACGATCACGCTGGTGCGCGAGCACGAGGGCGTCGCGATCGACCTGGCGCGGCTGCCCGCCGACGACGCTGCCACCTGGGCCATGATCCAGCGCGCCGACACGATGGGCACCTTCCAGATCGAGAGCCGCGCGCAGATGGCGACGCTCCCGCGCATGAAGCCGGCCTCGTTCTACGACCTGGTCGTGGAGGTGGCGATCATCCGCCCGGGCCCGATCGTGGGCCGCCTCGTGCACCCCTACCTGAACCGGCGTGCCGGCCGCGAGCCCGTCACCTATCCGCACCCCTCGCTCGAGCCGATCCTGCGCCGCACGCTCGGCGTGCCGCTGTTCCAGGAGCAGCTCCTGCGCATCGCGATGACCGCGGCCGGCTTCGGCGGCGGCGAGGCCGAGGAGCTGCGCCGCGCGATGGGCTTCAAGCGCTCGCGCGAGCGCATGGAGCGGCTCGAGGCGCGCCTGCGCGCCGGCATGACCGCCCGCGGGATCACCGGCCCGGCCCAGGACGACGTGGTGCGCGGCATCACCTCCTTCGCCCTCTACGGCTTCCCCGAGTCCCATGCCGCCAGCTTCGCCCTGATCGCCTGGGCCTCCGCCTGGCTCAAGCAACACCATCCAGCGGCCTTCCTCGCCGGCCTCCTCGACGCCTGGCCCATGGGCTTCTACTCCCCGGCGACACTGGTCCAGGACGCCCGACGCCACGGCGTCGCCGTCCTGCCGATCGACGTCGCCCACTCTTCGTGGCAATGCACCTTGGAAGCAACCACGCGTGCTCCCGCGAACCCCGAACCCCCCGCCGTCCGCCTTCCCTTCCGCTTCGTCCGCGGCCTGCGCGAACGAAGCGCCCGCCGCATCGAAGCGGCCCGCGCCGAACGCCCCTTCTCCCACGCCGCCGACCTCGCCCGCCGCGCCGCCCTCGCCCGCGAGGAGCTCCTCGCCCTCGCCGAGCTCGGCGCGCTCGCCTCGATCGACCCCGCCGCGCGCACCCGGCGCGCCGCGCTCTGGCAGGTCGCCGGCCTCGAGCGCGACCCGCGCTCGCTCTTCGCCGGCGCCGCGCCCGCGAGCACCGATTCGCCGCTCCCCGAGATGTCCCCGCTCGAGGCGACGCTCGCCGACTACCGCACGAGCGGCCTCTCGACGGGCCCCCACGTGATGGCGCACCTGCGCGAGGCCCTCCAGGCGCGCGGCGTCCTCCCCGCCGCGGCGCTGCGCGCCGTCCCCGACGGCCGCCGCGTCCGCACCGCGGGCCACGTGGTCGTGCGCCAGCGCCCGGGCTCGGCGCAGGGCATGTGCTTCCTCACGCTCGAGGACGAGACCGGCACCTCGAACGCGGTCCTGACCCCGCCCCGCTACCGGCGCTTCCGCGCACCGCTCCACACCGCGCCGCTCGTCGAGATCGAGGGCCCGGTCCAGAACGTCGACGGCGTCGTCCACGTGCGCGTCGAGCGGCTGGCCCCGCTCGCACTCCCCGCGGACCTCGACGCCCTGCCGGCTTCACACGACTACCGCTGA
- a CDS encoding thioredoxin domain-containing protein — protein sequence MDRPNRSRSPLAHCLAPACLVAILATGLLATGCQHGIHDGKGDRVVARMEGWQLTEAELEEEMHSELFKAEIDHANQMHAAKERRLSFLVDARVITEEAKRQGITPTELMRKEVGEPAELVSEEDLRALYQQYEERIGRPFDEVHDELRKVRVGQKREELKNALLARLRNEAGVEIDLPQPVLPVVAVAGGEQAPARGDAQAPVTIVEFSDFQCPYCRSMREPMEALFEEYPGKLRLVYRHFPLSSHAEAMPAAQASMCANEQGRFWPYHDLLFEHQDALSDEKLRELAGAVGLDLAAFETCLASERYRALVEADLAAGRDAGVQGTPAYFVNGKPVFGAEPIDVFRRLIESELGGKRG from the coding sequence ATGGACCGACCCAACCGTTCCCGAAGCCCCCTCGCGCATTGCCTCGCTCCCGCGTGTCTCGTGGCGATCCTCGCCACCGGCCTGCTCGCCACCGGTTGCCAGCACGGCATCCACGACGGGAAGGGGGACCGGGTCGTGGCGCGCATGGAGGGCTGGCAGCTCACCGAGGCAGAGCTCGAGGAGGAGATGCACAGCGAGCTGTTCAAGGCCGAGATCGATCATGCCAACCAGATGCACGCCGCCAAGGAACGGCGCCTGAGCTTCCTGGTCGACGCGCGTGTGATCACGGAAGAGGCGAAGCGGCAGGGGATCACGCCGACCGAGCTCATGCGCAAGGAGGTCGGCGAGCCCGCCGAGCTCGTGAGCGAGGAGGACCTCCGGGCGCTCTACCAGCAGTACGAGGAACGGATCGGCCGGCCCTTCGACGAGGTCCACGACGAGCTCCGGAAGGTGCGGGTCGGACAGAAGCGCGAGGAGCTGAAGAACGCCTTGCTCGCGCGGCTGCGCAACGAGGCCGGCGTCGAGATCGATCTGCCCCAGCCGGTGCTCCCCGTGGTCGCGGTGGCGGGGGGAGAGCAGGCGCCGGCGCGCGGAGACGCGCAGGCACCGGTGACGATCGTCGAGTTCTCCGACTTCCAGTGCCCCTACTGCCGGAGCATGCGCGAGCCGATGGAGGCGCTGTTCGAGGAGTACCCCGGCAAGCTCCGCCTCGTCTATCGCCACTTCCCGCTGAGCTCCCACGCCGAGGCGATGCCCGCCGCCCAGGCGTCGATGTGCGCCAACGAGCAGGGTCGCTTCTGGCCCTACCACGATCTGCTCTTCGAGCACCAGGACGCGCTGAGCGACGAGAAGCTCCGGGAGCTGGCCGGCGCGGTCGGTCTCGATCTCGCCGCCTTCGAGACCTGCCTGGCCTCGGAGCGGTATCGCGCCCTCGTCGAGGCGGACCTGGCGGCCGGTCGCGACGCTGGCGTGCAGGGCACGCCGGCCTACTTCGTCAACGGCAAGCCGGTGTTCGGTGCGGAGCCGATCGACGTGTTCCGTCGTCTGATCGAGAGCGAGCTCGGAGGGAAGCGGGGCTGA
- a CDS encoding sigma-54 dependent transcriptional regulator, giving the protein MTRESCRVLVVDHEEGVRLGLLSLLQRHGVVPVCAATSEEALRLAASDPPEIVLVDPDLPGVSGLALLESLGQVAPRALLIVTSGYPSVQVAVETMRCGAFDYLAKPVRSEDLLTVLDRALARLGERDAGSEMEQEDGFAGIVGTGKGMQAVFETVRRIASAAATVLIQGESGTGKELVARAIHRCGRRRAFPFVAIHCSALPGSLLESELFGHEKGSFTGASRTQKGKFEIADRGTVLLDEVATLDERTQVDLLRVLQEREFTRIGGSELIRTHARVVATCNEDLRELVDQGRFREDLYYRLNVVRIDLPPLRERTGDLEPLVRRFVDRYGPANDRPIDDIEHEALARLRAWSWPGNVRELENVVERAVVMGAGPTLRLEDLPDELRVVPPEPSAPATPAGEDDLRLQPRVTALERELITRALALTGANRTRAAERLGISERALRYKIQRHGLCAERVWP; this is encoded by the coding sequence GTGACCCGGGAGAGCTGTCGCGTCCTCGTCGTCGACCACGAGGAGGGGGTTCGCCTCGGGCTGCTCTCCCTCCTGCAGCGTCACGGTGTGGTTCCCGTGTGTGCGGCGACCAGCGAGGAGGCCCTGCGCCTGGCGGCGAGCGACCCCCCGGAGATCGTGCTCGTCGATCCGGATCTCCCCGGAGTCTCCGGGCTCGCCCTGCTCGAGTCGCTCGGGCAGGTGGCGCCGCGCGCGCTCCTCATCGTGACGAGCGGCTACCCGAGCGTGCAGGTGGCCGTCGAGACGATGCGCTGTGGCGCCTTCGACTACCTGGCCAAACCCGTGCGGAGCGAGGACCTGCTGACGGTCCTCGACCGGGCGCTCGCTCGCCTGGGCGAGCGCGACGCCGGCAGCGAGATGGAGCAGGAGGACGGGTTCGCCGGCATCGTCGGCACCGGCAAGGGGATGCAGGCCGTCTTCGAGACGGTGCGGCGCATCGCGTCCGCCGCGGCGACCGTGCTGATCCAGGGCGAGAGCGGCACGGGCAAGGAGCTCGTGGCGCGAGCGATCCATCGCTGTGGCCGGCGCCGGGCGTTCCCCTTCGTCGCGATCCACTGCTCGGCGCTCCCCGGCTCCCTGCTCGAGAGCGAGCTCTTCGGCCACGAGAAGGGATCCTTCACGGGCGCCAGCCGGACCCAGAAGGGCAAGTTCGAGATCGCGGACCGTGGGACCGTGTTGCTCGACGAGGTGGCGACACTCGACGAGCGGACCCAGGTGGATCTGCTGCGGGTCCTGCAGGAGCGCGAGTTCACGCGCATCGGCGGCTCGGAGCTGATCCGGACCCACGCCCGGGTGGTGGCGACCTGCAACGAGGATCTGCGCGAGCTCGTCGACCAGGGCCGCTTTCGCGAGGATCTCTACTACCGCCTCAACGTGGTGCGCATCGATCTGCCGCCGCTGCGCGAGCGGACCGGAGACCTGGAGCCGCTCGTGCGGCGCTTCGTCGACCGCTACGGCCCGGCCAACGACCGCCCGATCGACGACATCGAGCACGAGGCCCTGGCGCGGCTTCGGGCCTGGTCCTGGCCCGGCAACGTCCGCGAGCTCGAGAACGTGGTCGAGCGGGCCGTGGTGATGGGCGCCGGCCCGACCCTGCGGCTCGAGGATCTCCCGGACGAGCTGCGCGTGGTGCCCCCCGAGCCGAGCGCCCCGGCGACCCCTGCGGGCGAGGACGATCTCCGCCTGCAGCCGCGCGTGACGGCCCTCGAGCGCGAGCTGATCACCCGGGCGCTGGCGCTCACCGGGGCCAACCGGACGCGAGCCGCGGAGCGGCTCGGGATCAGCGAGCGCGCACTCCGTTACAAGATCCAGCGCCACGGCCTGTGCGCCGAGCGCGTGTGGCCGTAG
- a CDS encoding ATP-binding protein, whose translation MDGSLDAAGHEAGRQLAGLGVLVLLATIATATARGAPVPELAAASLSSGIAAVAIGWIARTRSHAGVPLACGLAFAAVTAGLVWLAGPRPGLQLAAYAPLLVVAAGTLGLTTAFLIADGLVLVWALLAGLAAGGWLGFESELPVAPQAVVFTLAGALLLLNGVVVAVAWGFGSRDPVRVRELERLSADRDRLVEQLTQWEPLATSGRLVANVAHEVTNPLQAMHHLVHVLLEDTPAPDPRREQILLLRGAVERIGLYVEQLSDFRRVDEAPGPCDLNATVGEVLRFLERQLETANVKLSWDLQPALPPAAIGSVVLRQALLNVILGSVEAMGQGGELLVSSRAASGRIHLVVRDSGGSVAAGHSARPQEPGAAGTPAAELGLVLARRMLRRHGGEVATASAPGAGTEVTLEIPAAEAAP comes from the coding sequence ATGGATGGTTCGCTCGACGCCGCCGGGCACGAGGCGGGAAGACAGCTCGCGGGGCTCGGCGTGCTCGTGCTCCTGGCGACGATCGCGACCGCAACGGCGCGCGGCGCACCGGTGCCGGAGCTCGCCGCTGCCTCCCTCTCGTCGGGGATCGCTGCCGTCGCGATCGGGTGGATCGCTCGCACGCGCTCACACGCCGGGGTGCCGCTCGCGTGTGGCCTCGCGTTCGCCGCCGTGACGGCCGGCCTCGTCTGGCTGGCCGGCCCGCGTCCCGGCCTCCAGCTCGCTGCCTACGCGCCCCTCCTGGTCGTTGCCGCCGGCACGCTCGGCCTGACGACCGCCTTCCTGATCGCCGACGGGCTCGTGCTGGTCTGGGCGCTGCTGGCCGGTCTCGCGGCGGGCGGATGGCTCGGCTTCGAGAGCGAGCTGCCGGTTGCTCCCCAGGCGGTCGTGTTCACGCTCGCGGGCGCTCTGCTGCTCCTGAACGGTGTCGTCGTCGCAGTGGCCTGGGGCTTCGGCTCCCGTGACCCGGTGCGGGTTCGCGAGCTCGAGCGTCTCTCCGCCGATCGCGATCGCCTCGTCGAGCAGTTGACCCAGTGGGAGCCCCTGGCCACCTCGGGGCGCCTGGTCGCGAACGTGGCCCACGAGGTCACCAATCCGCTGCAGGCCATGCACCATCTGGTCCACGTCCTGCTCGAGGACACGCCCGCCCCCGACCCGCGTCGCGAGCAGATCCTGCTGCTGCGTGGCGCCGTCGAGCGCATCGGCCTCTACGTCGAGCAGCTCTCGGACTTCCGCCGGGTCGACGAGGCCCCGGGCCCCTGCGACCTCAACGCGACCGTGGGGGAGGTCCTTCGCTTCCTGGAGCGACAGCTCGAGACGGCGAACGTGAAGCTGTCGTGGGATCTGCAGCCGGCCCTTCCGCCTGCCGCGATCGGCAGCGTCGTGCTCCGCCAGGCGCTCCTCAACGTGATCCTGGGCAGCGTCGAGGCGATGGGGCAGGGGGGCGAGCTGCTGGTGTCGAGTCGGGCCGCGAGCGGACGCATCCACCTGGTGGTGAGGGATAGCGGTGGCAGCGTCGCGGCGGGCCACTCCGCTCGCCCCCAGGAACCCGGCGCCGCGGGAACGCCGGCCGCCGAGCTCGGCCTCGTGCTCGCACGCCGGATGCTGCGGCGTCACGGCGGCGAGGTTGCGACCGCCAGCGCGCCCGGGGCGGGAACCGAGGTGACCCTCGAGATCCCGGCCGCGGAGGCCGCGCCGTGA